One segment of Bradyrhizobium sp. WD16 DNA contains the following:
- a CDS encoding ABC transporter ATP-binding protein, with the protein MTAPILLLEHLRKSYGALRVTDDVSLAIGRRELHAVIGPNGAGKTTLVHQISGLATPDAGRIVFDGEDITRLPMHARARRGLIRSFQIVSILPGFSARENVALALQAHAGSSFRFVGHAAAEAPLNDEALHVLARFGLAARADILAGTLSHGEKRQLELAVAIAAKPKLLLLDEPLAGTSHEESARVIAILRALKGEVPIILIEHDMDAVFALADRVSVLVYGRLIASGLPDEVRANAEVRAAYLGDEAEEPR; encoded by the coding sequence ATGACGGCACCGATCCTGCTCCTCGAACACCTGCGCAAGTCCTACGGCGCGCTGCGCGTGACCGACGACGTCTCGCTCGCCATCGGCCGGCGCGAACTGCATGCCGTCATCGGGCCCAACGGGGCCGGCAAGACCACTCTGGTGCATCAGATCTCGGGCCTCGCGACGCCGGATGCCGGCCGCATCGTGTTCGACGGCGAGGACATCACCCGACTGCCGATGCATGCGAGGGCGCGGCGCGGCCTCATCCGCTCGTTCCAGATCGTCTCGATCCTGCCGGGGTTTTCGGCACGCGAGAATGTGGCGCTGGCGCTGCAGGCCCATGCCGGTTCGAGCTTCCGCTTCGTCGGCCATGCCGCCGCTGAGGCGCCGCTGAACGACGAAGCCCTGCACGTCCTGGCGCGCTTCGGCCTCGCCGCCCGCGCCGACATCCTGGCCGGAACGCTCTCTCACGGCGAGAAGCGCCAGCTCGAGCTCGCGGTCGCCATCGCCGCGAAGCCGAAGCTGCTCCTGCTCGATGAGCCGCTCGCCGGCACCAGCCACGAGGAATCGGCCCGGGTGATCGCGATCCTTCGCGCGCTCAAAGGCGAAGTGCCGATCATCCTGATCGAACATGACATGGATGCGGTCTTTGCCCTCGCCGACCGCGTTTCAGTGCTGGTCTATGGCCGCCTGATCGCCTCCGGGCTGCCCGACGAGGTGCGCGCCAACGCCGAGGTTCGCGCCGCCTATCTCGGCGACGAGGCGGAGGAGCCGCGCTGA
- a CDS encoding branched-chain amino acid ABC transporter permease, whose protein sequence is MADVPGVSGNDEAEPATSMAGSRRRGQVLPIVVFAALALVPFAAALGGGDFVLALVTRTMILAIAAMSLDLLIGCGAMISFGHAAYIGLGAYSAGILSSHGIDDAFVQLAAALASAGLFALATGAISLRTRGVYFIMITLAFGQMLYFLFTSLAAYGGDDGLSLASRSTIVGWRLLESDLALYYLVFAVLGGLYLALRALIASRFGRVLRGIRENPVRMQAIGFSPYRYQLTAYVIAGLIAAVAGWLLANQSGFVSPAYVGWQRSGDLIFMVVLGGLGSLSGAIIGAAAFTLVAEFLSGLTEYWGMIFGPLLILVVLFARGGLAGLFRSGS, encoded by the coding sequence ATGGCCGACGTCCCCGGAGTGAGCGGAAACGACGAGGCGGAGCCGGCGACCTCCATGGCCGGCTCGCGGCGCCGCGGCCAGGTGCTGCCCATCGTCGTCTTCGCCGCGTTGGCCCTGGTGCCGTTCGCCGCCGCGTTGGGCGGTGGCGACTTCGTTCTGGCGCTGGTGACGCGCACCATGATCCTTGCAATCGCCGCCATGTCGCTCGATCTGCTGATCGGCTGTGGCGCCATGATCAGCTTCGGCCATGCCGCCTATATCGGCCTCGGCGCCTATAGCGCCGGCATCCTGTCGAGCCACGGCATCGACGATGCCTTCGTCCAGCTCGCCGCAGCGCTCGCCTCGGCGGGCCTGTTCGCCCTCGCGACCGGGGCGATCTCCCTGCGCACCCGCGGCGTCTACTTCATCATGATCACGCTGGCCTTCGGCCAGATGCTCTATTTCCTGTTCACCTCGCTCGCCGCCTATGGCGGCGACGACGGGCTCAGCCTCGCCTCCCGCAGCACCATCGTCGGCTGGCGTCTGCTCGAGAGCGATCTTGCGCTCTATTACCTGGTCTTCGCCGTTCTCGGCGGGCTTTATCTGGCGCTGCGGGCGCTCATCGCCTCGCGGTTCGGCCGGGTGCTGCGCGGCATCAGGGAAAATCCGGTGCGCATGCAGGCGATCGGCTTCTCGCCCTACCGCTATCAGCTCACCGCCTATGTCATCGCCGGCCTGATCGCCGCCGTCGCCGGCTGGCTGCTGGCCAACCAGAGCGGCTTCGTCAGTCCGGCCTATGTCGGCTGGCAGCGCTCCGGCGACCTGATCTTCATGGTCGTGCTCGGCGGCCTCGGTTCGCTCAGCGGCGCCATCATCGGCGCGGCGGCCTTCACCCTGGTCGCCGAATTCCTGTCGGGCCTGACCGAGTATTGGGGCATGATCTTCGGCCCGCTGCTCATTCTCGTCGTCCTGTTCGCCCGCGGCGGTCTCGCCGGCCTGTTCAGGAGCGGGTCATGA